AGATCCGGGCAACGTCAACGATGGCGGGACCATGACGCAGTTCTTCGGGGGTCGCGGACAAGAGCGCTTCAACAGCAGTTGGTCCGCCGACGTCAGCGCGCGTTATCAGGTGCAGCTGTGGCGGAAACTCGATGCCTGGATCAAGCTTTCGGTCCAAAACATCACCAACGAGGACGCTCTCGAGCGGTTTAACCTCGCTGGCAGCGCGACACCCGATCCGATTTCCGGGCTCGTCTCGTTCGCGCCCGGCGGTAACTTCGGGAACGCGGACAACGAACGCGACTTCCAGCGTCCGCGCTCCTATCTGGCAACGATCGGCCTCAACTGGTAAGCCGATCGATCTGACAGAGTAGCCTTGTATAGAGGGCCGCCGGACGGAAGTCCGGCGGCCCTTCTTCTTTTCGGGCGTCCTGTGCGAGCCCTATACCGAGTGGTAAGATTCAGCATGATGTTGCAAAAACTTCGGTCTTCCCGCGTTCCCCATCTCCTCATCGCCGCGCTACTGATCGCTCCGTCGATCGGTGCCCAATCGGACGAACAACCTGCCACGAGCGACGTCGCCGAAGAGCTCGAAGTCCGACTCGTGCAACTTCCCATCACGGCCCGTGATCGGCAAGGGAACCCCGTCACCGACCTGACCGCTCAGGAGCTGAAGGTCAAGCTTCGCGGTACCGAGAAGAAGATTGCGTTCCTCGAGCCCCTGGCCCCGGTCGCCGACAATCGTCCGCTACCGAAGACTCGTCTCAGGGTCGATGCGCCCGGTAGCTGGCAGCCCGAAGCGGAATCCCAGGAGGCGACCGCCGGCAAGTCCCGTTACTTCGTGGTCTTCGCCGATATGGAGAACGACTGGAAGCTGGGGCGACCCGATGCGCTGGCCCAGGCGTTGAAGTTCGTGGAAGAGACGCTGCAGCCCACCGATCGGTTCGCCGTCATCTCCTACGACGGCGAGTTGCGTCTGGAGGCACCGTTCACCAACCACGGTCCCACCATCCTGGCGGCCATCGAGAAGGCCTACTCTCGATCGACGGGACGCTATCTCGACCTGACCCGCCGGATCCTGAACCTCGTCGAGCAGATGACGCTCTGTCAAACAGGCGAGAGTTCATTTGTGGCGGAATTTGATGAGATCTGCATCAAGGATACGGCCGTCGCCTACAGCGATATGGTTCGACCGCGGGCCGACGGTTTCGTGAAGGCTCTCGACGGCGCGGTCCAGTATCTCAGCGGTGTCGAGGGACGGAAGACCATTCTGGCGCTCAGCCACGGCTTTGCCGTGGAACCTGAAAGCGACATCATCGGGGCCGCCCGGGCGGTCTATGGCAACTCGACCGACATGGTGCAGTGGCTGATGGGTGTGCTGTTGGGCGATGGCGTCCGGCCCGATCTGGATCGCCTGATCAACGAGGCCATCTCCAGTGGCGTGGCGATCCACTTCATCGATCGCAACCCCGTCCCCAACGTGGCCCAGAGCGCGCGGTCGGCGGCGGCGTTCCAACCGACCGGCGAACGACCGGTCGCGGGGGCCCACGCGGCGGCTCAGGCCGACATCGAGGAAGTCGCCAGCAGCACCGGAGGTGTGCTGGTCAAGACTCTGGATGTCTACGAGGGTCTCTCCCGCGCCATGGATCTCGAGCGAGGCGCCTATATGCTTGGCTACTACCTGGATCAATACGTCTCGCCGGCGAAACTCGGCAAGGCCAAGGTCTCGAGCACCCGAGGCAAGGTGAAGATCGCCCACCGTCGCGGAGCCTATGCCGAGCCCGGGTCGTCGGTCGGTGACGATCGCGTCAACAGCGCCATCATCATCGGTGACGCGACTCCGCTCGAAGGGGAGGGACGCGAGGGCCTGTTCGTGCCATTCCACATCCTGGCCGAACCGCGAGACATCGGATACGAGCCGATCAAGGACCAGGTGGCGTCGACATTC
The genomic region above belongs to Acidobacteriota bacterium and contains:
- a CDS encoding VWA domain-containing protein, encoding MLQKLRSSRVPHLLIAALLIAPSIGAQSDEQPATSDVAEELEVRLVQLPITARDRQGNPVTDLTAQELKVKLRGTEKKIAFLEPLAPVADNRPLPKTRLRVDAPGSWQPEAESQEATAGKSRYFVVFADMENDWKLGRPDALAQALKFVEETLQPTDRFAVISYDGELRLEAPFTNHGPTILAAIEKAYSRSTGRYLDLTRRILNLVEQMTLCQTGESSFVAEFDEICIKDTAVAYSDMVRPRADGFVKALDGAVQYLSGVEGRKTILALSHGFAVEPESDIIGAARAVYGNSTDMVQWLMGVLLGDGVRPDLDRLINEAISSGVAIHFIDRNPVPNVAQSARSAAAFQPTGERPVAGAHAAAQADIEEVASSTGGVLVKTLDVYEGLSRAMDLERGAYMLGYYLDQYVSPAKLGKAKVSSTRGKVKIAHRRGAYAEPGSSVGDDRVNSAIIIGDATPLEGEGREGLFVPFHILAEPRDIGYEPIKDQVASTFSMHVRLSTADGRELRDSYHLIQHSYPLELWESTEIEPIIFGGWVELPPGDYRLRAYIRNPKKNREGVAETAIRVPGA